Below is a genomic region from Rhodopirellula islandica.
CTTTCGGCAGATCGCCTGTCGGCACACCATCGCCTGACAGCACACCGAAGATCAGAAACAACCCGAGAATGAAAAGGAACGGCAAGTATTTGAAAGGCCAGATCCCAACCATCACTGGCAAGACAGGAAGCAATCGCCCGACTGATTTCAGTAGTTTCATGCTTGCTCCCATCAGCGTGACAAAAGAAACAGCCCCCGAACGAACCGCCCCCCCCAATGTAACGGATCAACTCCCCCAAAGCTCGCGCAGCGGTCGCGTGCCGCCGAAATGAATGGACCTTGCTCGGGAACCCCACGCGTCCGTTCCGAACTTGCCTTTTGCCGATCGGTTCTGTTGGCCAACAGGCCTTTCTCCACCCCAACACGATGCGTCCAACCTTTGTCCCCTGCTCCCACACGCTTCGGGTATCGGGCGGCTTTCAAGTCTCGAACTGCCAGGCAATTTCTCATGACCCTCGCTCCGGGAGGGTCGAGCGAAGCGAGGGGAGAGTGAAGCAAAGCCGCACGACCCGTGAAGCGGTAGGGGCCGGGAAAGGAGCGTTCAGCGACGCATCCGGGTGAGGGCAACACGCACAACCATCGCCCAACAACACCGAATTTCAACTCCTGTCCCCCCTCTCGCACGGAGGTCGTGCAGTTTTTTGGTGCTGCATTTTGGCGGGTTTTCACGCGGCGCACCTCTCCTGAAACGCAGTTTCAGGAGAGGTCGAGCGACGCCGTTCAGGCGTACGCGAGGGTGAGGGCCGAGCATGGGGAGCGGCGCGGATGGCCCTCCCCCGGAAATCTCGCTGAACGCTCGCTTTCCGACCCCTCCCGCTGCACGGGCGGGGTTCTCAAGGCATTGCAAGCACAGCATTTAAAAACTGCACGACCTCCACGCTTTGTGGGGAGAGGGCGAGGGGCAAGATCTCAACCCAAGGTTCGGAGCACCAACCGGCGTATTTCAGTCACTCGTGGATGGTTTTGGATTGTATTGACTCCGAATCGTGGTAGCTTGCAATGTTGGCCTGCGTGAAGCGTGCACTCAAATCACGCCCGTGAGTTTCCACCGCATCTTCCGGTTGAAACCTCTCTGTTCGCAATTCGCTGTTTGATTTCGCCGTCGATTTTCTTCGGCAGACAAACCGCAGCAGGCCTCTGGATGGCCCAAGGAGGCGATCATGGTGGATGTTTTTGCCAAGACACCACGTTATGTCTTGAAGGATGGGGCGAACCCGACGGGTCCGCCTGTCATTTCAGCAGCGGCCGATCCCCATTCCGTTGTCATTCACGGGTTTTCGGACAAACCAGACTACGACGTGTTCGTGTCTGCCAGTTCGCTGGAACTCACCCCGTACCCACTGGTCAAAGGGTTCCTGAAGAATCAATGCGAACTGGACACGGACGTTCTAAGACTGATCGTGCTCGATCCAGTCTCGCCCACCCAAGCATGCCTAGATGCCACCACGCTTCAGGCCGTACTCGAGGCCTTGCGGATTGGTTCGAAGAGTGTCCCGGTCTCCCACCGATTGCGACGGGATCCGTCTTCGTCGGGCTACCGAATTGAACCGATTGCTTGCTCCTCCCCAGCGAGCCCTCTGTCATGAATTGGAAACAAGTCAAACGGCAATGGCCGGCCGTCCAAAATGGCATCAAACGCACCTGGGGAAAGATCGACGAGATGGACTTGAAGATGATCCACGGCGAACGTGAATCGTTCATCCGAATTCTGGCCCAGCGGTATCACTACACCGAGGCGGTGGCAGAAACCAAGGTGGACCAATTTGTCGCCTGCTTGCAGCCCGACAATGAAAGCCACCAGTTGCCATCCTGGGTCTCTCAACGACTGCAAAGATGTTGGGATCATGTCCATTTTACAAGTCGGCGATGACACCGATCCCTGGATCCAATTTGTCGGCGGCCCCTTCGATGGGCATCGGCAACACCATCCGTCCGCGACGGAACCATTGGCAGCGGATGTCGTCTGGTTGGTCACGCCTGACTCTTTGCGACAGATCGACCATCTCGAATCCATCCACCCCGCCTTGGGAAATGCGTTGACCAGTGTCGCGCTGTACATCCTCAACACGACTTCGGAGCACCCCAATTACCTGTATGCAGGATCCCTGGGCCCACGAGCGTTCAGCGATGTGATTGCGAATCTGAATTGACACGGATGCCCCCACACCACCCCAACCCTCAAGGAAAACGGAATGGAACGCATGGAAGGAAAGTCACTTTCGAGTGGGCTCGCCAAAGGAGTTGCGGTTGTGGTGGGTTACGAGTTGCAGCGGACAATCACGCTGCCCGATCTCGATCAACCTGCTCCCGATCAACCCGAGTCAATCTCCAGAGCCCGCGTCCCAGTCGAATGCGACCGCATGGACGATGCCCTGGAACGATCCCAACGAGACCTCCAGGAACTCAAAACGATTGCATCCGACAATTCTTCGGTGGCCTCGGCGATCGAACTGGTGTCCGCCCACGCGGCGATGGCGGGCGAGATTGCCTCGCTGGTAAAGGACCGAATCTCGCACGATCTGGTGGGAGTCGAGGAGGCCCTGGATTCCGTCATCGTGCAAACAGTCAGTCGGTTGACCAAGATCGACAACGACTACCTTCGCGAGCGAGAAACGGACGTCCGTGACATTGGGCAACGCATGATGCGACATCTGTTGGGACTGACACCAACCAACCTGGCTGAACTTCCTTCCAATGCGATCATCGTTGCCCGGGAACTCGTTCCATCCGATGCGATTGCACTGGCGAACTCCGGACTGGTTGGCATCGTGACGCAGATTGGCGGAAACCTCGGTCACACGGCCATCATCGCTCGATCACTGGGCATCCCCGCTGTCTCAGGCATCGCCAATGTCACTCAGCGAATCACCAGCGGAATGACTCTGTTGCTCGACGGGGAGGCCGGCATCATCACCGCCGAACCTTCCGCAGAACAACTGTCCAACTTCGACGCTCGAATCGTGGAAGCGGAACGTCTCACCGACGCCAGCGACACGCTGAACAGCGGCCCCTGCCGGACCCTCGATGGCATCGAGATCACGCTGCTCGGCAATGTCGGGTTGTCGGCCGATCTGGACCAAGTCCTTCGTCGCGGGATGGCAGGCGTCGGTCTGTTCCGAACCGAGTTTCTCTACTTGCAATCCACCCAGCGGCCAGACACGGAGGCCCAACGCCGGATCTTTGCTCCAATGGCAAAACGACTGGGTGACCGGCCTCTGGTGATTCGCACCTTCGACCTGGGCGGCGACAAACTGCCCCCGTTTCTGTCGCTGGATGAGAACATGGATCCATCC
It encodes:
- the ptsP gene encoding phosphoenolpyruvate--protein phosphotransferase is translated as MERMEGKSLSSGLAKGVAVVVGYELQRTITLPDLDQPAPDQPESISRARVPVECDRMDDALERSQRDLQELKTIASDNSSVASAIELVSAHAAMAGEIASLVKDRISHDLVGVEEALDSVIVQTVSRLTKIDNDYLRERETDVRDIGQRMMRHLLGLTPTNLAELPSNAIIVARELVPSDAIALANSGLVGIVTQIGGNLGHTAIIARSLGIPAVSGIANVTQRITSGMTLLLDGEAGIITAEPSAEQLSNFDARIVEAERLTDASDTLNSGPCRTLDGIEITLLGNVGLSADLDQVLRRGMAGVGLFRTEFLYLQSTQRPDTEAQRRIFAPMAKRLGDRPLVIRTFDLGGDKLPPFLSLDENMDPSSLSLRGLRFSLAEKHLLRSQLTAIVQVAQEADVRILFPMVIGGHDFAQAISMVEEVVEECQAFKRPQIGAMIETPAALFCLDEILELADFVAIGTNDLTQYLLAADRELSAESELVTAMHPAVLRAIQQVVVAAKRWNCPVCVCGEEASDPEFAELLIGLGIQELSISPSRAGELATAIGKMNSATASALAQLAQKCRSPQEVRQLLTPESRQEQLEESDHQPVDAIGTRS
- a CDS encoding CsbD family protein codes for the protein MNWKQVKRQWPAVQNGIKRTWGKIDEMDLKMIHGERESFIRILAQRYHYTEAVAETKVDQFVACLQPDNESHQLPSWVSQRLQRCWDHVHFTSRR